Genomic DNA from Mus caroli chromosome 8, CAROLI_EIJ_v1.1, whole genome shotgun sequence:
AGATTCATGGTTCCTCTGGTCCCACAGGTATCTCCAGTCCAGAGTCTGGATGGGGCTCCCGGACTCCTGgtctctcccctccctgcagCAGGCCCGCGGCCGCGCGCGCGGAAACGAGTATCAGCCGAGCAACATCAAGCGCAAGCACAAGCACGGCTGGGTCCGTCGGCTGAGCACGCCTGCCGGTGTGCAGGTCATCCTCCGTCGCATGCTGAAGGGCCGCAAGTCCCTGAGCCACTGAGGAGAGCGACGTCGCAGGGAATAGACTCAGACGCCGGTAGAGTTGCCCGAGGGCGAGAAGTTGGGGCAAGCTGAAAGTGGGGGTCTGTCCCTTCGTAGGTTTTTAGACGCATCCCCCGTCGACAGCTGCTTATCGACCACCAGCACCTGCGATACCTCATCCGTTTCTGTGAATATATTTGAAGGCATCTTTGCAAGACAGGGTCATTAAAACACGGACACCACCCCTACGTTTCCAGCCATTCCAAAGTATTACCGACTTAATAAATATTCACGTTTCTTGAACCACTACGTATGTATTAACTTACAGTTCTGGAAGACTGGTCGGGGTTAGGGATCTTGGGGCTTCTGCTTGACCCCAGGACTCCGACAGGGCTTTTAGCTCATAGGTTCTGTGTCCCCATACAGGAGAGTATTCTCAGTTCCTGTGGCCTCTATGTTTCTATTTCAGATCTGACCCCCATGTGCTCCAACACCCCAGCTCTAAATCCACATGACCCATCAGACAAAGGGTCCCTTCATGACAAGGCAGGGGCTGCTGACATAACTCAGCAGCCCCTGAGTAAAGGGTAAAGGCGTTTGCTGAATGCTtcaggacctaagttcagtcccaGGAATGCACACCATAAAAGGAGAGGACAGTCAGTTACTAACTACAGACGAGACATCAGGCCAAAACGGAAGCCAGCACCACTCTTGAATCACCCAGTGTGACATTGTTTTAGATTGATGTATTTATACATTGTATATGCCTTTTACTTGTGGCTTAGTTTGGTTTCTACCAAAAGCAGCTGATAGAAGAAACAGTTTATTCTGTCTCAGTTAACAGTCCATCTCTGAAGATGGTCAGGCaggacctgaaggcaggagctgatgcagaggccatggaagggtgccacttgtgctcagcctgctcctcatggcttgctcagcctgctttcttatagaatttaGCATCACCATCCCAGACATgccactacccacaatgggctgagccctccccaaCAATctctaattaataaaatgtatagcCATgcgcctggcgtggtggcacatgcctttaatcccagcacttgggaggcagaggcaggcgaatctctgagttcaaggctagcctggtctacagagtgagttccaggacagccagggctacactgagaaaccctgtctcaaaaaacaaacaaacaaaaaaccaaaccaaaacaaaaaattgtatagccatgatggccttgaactcctgaccctcctcccAGACATGGCACTCTTGTGGGGAGGACAGGTAGGCAGTGTCAGATTTTGCCCTAAGTCTGGCTCTAACACCTGCTATAATTCCCCAGAGGCCCAAGGTTTTAGTCCTACCTCAGGGGTCCAAATTCCAGGTCCCTCAGGCTTACCCCCTATGTTGTAGTTACCCCCATCCAATCCCTCCTGCAGACCCAGCCCTTTCTTCCAGTTggggcacatacctttaatcccagcattcagaatttgagaccagcctggactacacagagaaaccttgtctcaaagaaaagaaaatgtcccacaggcttgcctataacCCAATCTTatggaaggattttcttttttcttttttttttttttttttttttttttggtttttcgagacagggtttctctgtatagccctggctgtcctggaactcactttgtagaccaggctggcctcgaactcagaaatccgcctgcctctgcctcccaagtgctgggattaaaggcgtgcgccacctccgCCCGGCTGGAaggattttcttaattgatgcTCCCTCTTCCgaggactctagcttgtatcaagttgacataaaaaattATCCAAGAGAGTCTCAGTAAGTGAATTGTTTATGGTGCAAGCTCGAAGACCTGAGTTTATATCCCCATACTCACAAAAGGCCAGACATATCAGTGgccctagcacttgggaatcagTGGTAGGCAgatcctggggcttgctagccaaccagtctagccaaaatggttcaattccaggttcagtgagagaccctgtcataaATGAAGGAGCTGAGGCTATACCTCTGGTAGGACAGTTGGCCAGCATGGAACAACCCAAGTTCCATACCTAGCACTCCATACACCCTGGTGAAGCATACTTGAGATTCCAAGgtctcagaggcaggaagatcagaacaaATCATCCTTAGCAACATAGCAAggtaaggccaacctgggcttcaTGAATTCCTATTTCTAAGTAAACGAgggccagtgggatggctcagcatgaAAAGGCACTTGCTGGTCAAGCCTGGTTACCTGAGTTGATACTGGAACCCATATGAAGGTGGGTAGAGGGGTCCTCTGCCCCCTACAcattcatcacacacacaacaacacagTGTAATGAACAGGTCAGTGAGTGAGGTGGAGAGCCATAGAAGAAGACAGCACAATGGAAGCCTTAGCTGAATGCCATACAGCGCTAGTTCAGAGCCCATGTATGAAAAGTAAAGTTTAAAAGCTgagtgttgggctggagagatggctcagcggttaagagcactgactcttcttcctgaggccctgagttcaattcccagcacccatatggtggctcacaaccatctctaatggcatcagatgccctcttctgctgtctctgaagacagttacagaactcatatacataaaataaataaaacttaaaaaaaaaaaaaaaagctgagtgttgctggtgtacacctttaatcccagcactcggggcagaggcaggcagatctgtgaaattgaggctagcctggtctacagagtgccgGGGCAGCCACAGCTGTACAAGTAAAACCCTGGGTGCATGTGTGTcattccagccctcaggaggctgatAGCTATATCCTAAGGGAATTCCAGATCCAGCCTAGGCTCACAGACCTGtcttaaaaacatgaaattaggAGGCTGGCCAGATGGATCAACAATAAAAAGCTCTTATCACCACCCCAGATGACCAGACCTTGATCCCTGGACCACACAGGGTGGAAAGGACTCCCAAAAAGTTGTCCTTGTTACATGAAGACtgttgtgtacacacacacacacacacacacactcgtaaatcttaaaatgttatacaactttttctgagacaaggtatGCTGTGCTGGAactcttgctctgtagaccaggcaggcctcaaattcCGAGATCCACCACCTCTACCTCctgtgtgttgggattaaaagcatgtgccccTACCCCCACATTTCctctggtttatttgtttgtttgtttatttaaagactTGTTTATGCATACAGCGTTCTAcctacatgtatgcctgatgGCCAGAGAGTACACCAaacctcattatagatggttagctgtgaattgaactcaggacctctggaaaaacaaccagtgctcttaacctttgagccaattctccagccctacattttcttaataagtcTGTGTTAGCTCTACCTAAAATAACAAAAGCCTTACTTCTGCCATCCCAGTAATtcgggtggctgaggcaggaggattgctgcatgTTTAAAATCAGCCTGTACTATGAGACCGCAAAAAAATGAACTGTAGGTTGAGATTCAGCATAGGAGGCTGTGAGTTGAATGAACTCATTACAATGAGCCTTCCAGGGACATCACAGAAAAGATGGAGCCACTCCCAGAAGGAGCAGAGCCCTGCCGCATCGCTGGCGAGCTGTGAACTACAACTCCCAGGAGGCATCGCGCGGGTCGCCACCCACTTCCGGATCTCAAGTTCTTACTTCCCAAGTCCCGGGCGGGGTTTGATCCTTCAACCGAACTCGACGATGAAGGCGGAGATGCAGAGACCAATTGTAACGCGAACGAGAACCGGTAGGCCAATGGGAGCGCGTCGGGCGCGGCCGCCGTGAAGGGCGGGGCCACCACGCGGGCCAATGACGCGCGGTGCTGTCGCCATCGGAGTGAGCTGCGCGGCGGCTGGAAGTGGCTGTGAGGCGGCTACTGGGAAGGAGGCTgcggctgcggcggcggcggcggcggcggcggcccggGTGGCAGAAGACGCGGACGATGGTGAGCGCGGCCTTGCGGCCTCCCTTACTGCCCGGCATGGCGGCATGGGGTCCCCCACTGTCTCTGAAGGCTCCCCGCCCgatttcccctccccccagccccggCCCCGCCCCTCACGCTGACCTGTGACCTATGACCCCTCCCCCGATCCCTCCGAGGGCTGCCCATAGACCCCACTAGGGCTCTTTCTGCGAACCCTGACCCTAGGTATGCTTCCAGGCCCTGACAACTCATTCATTTCCGGGTCGCGACTGTCTCTTGTCTCCCCCTCCCGGAAATCGCTTGCGATGGGGTGGGGTCCCTTGAGACAGCCCCCCGCCCGCTCCGGGCTGTTCCTCGACATGGCTCCTCGGGTTCCGGGCGTTTGAGGTGCGGGTCTGGGTTCATAGTAGGGAAGGGGTTGTCACTGTCACATACAGGGCTTTGTCACTAAAGGAGGTGCGACATCGCGCCAGACCCGTTTCCCAGGTTCCCACCCCTTTCTCTCATCTCGAGCCCACACTTGTCCTTCTTCTCCCTGTTTGCAAAATGAGGGTGCCCACCCCTTAGGATGGGGTATCCACAGGGGCTAACACAGGCAACTGCCCACAGATGAGCTAAGGGACATTCTTCCCTCGCTGTCCCCCAGTCCTCAAGCGACGTGGTTCCTGTAACCAGCTGGGAGTTCAAAACCTGCTCCAGGGTTGAGGCTTCCGTGGTTCTTTGGGATTGGGGTTCCCATCTGTGACCTGAGGCAGTGGCCACCCCTCACAGTTGGGCAATGATGAGTCCAGACCCCATATGCCAGCCCACACCCTGGAGAATGGGTAGTGAACTCCACAGAAGAGTTTCTAGACAGCGAGAGTTGCGCTTTCCAGAGGCCTGctccacctcctccctgccctctcccagCCCAGCCCTTTGGCCATCTTTAATTAACATAGAATCTGGTTTTCAAAAAGGACACTTTGTGTGCTTTCTAACATACCTAGCATCCTTGGACCCCCTGTGGTGagtctgttcctggcttcctATCAGGGGCAGCACCCTGCTTTGTGACCTCATCCCTACCTGATTAGCCCTTTCCTAGTGGCCACTTCCCCTGGTTCCCAAGTCCCTTGTGTCCTAGGTCCTTTGCACCAGCTGCACCTCCGCCTGTGCGGCTTCCCTTGACCTCCAAGGCCCATGGGGGAGTTTACACCTATGTCTTGAGGCCTTATTAGCTCACAGGAGGAGgttctgtcttcttttagaaATGCAGGCAGGTACACACTCATGCCTTGACCTGAGGGATCTCTGGTAGCCTTGCgctcccccagcccccatcttgttgcttccacctcccaagtactggggtgaCAGCTGTGGGGGGCATAAGTAGGACAGGACAGTCTTCTGCATGGCTGCCTCAGACTTGCCTGAACCCGACACTAGCCTGGCTTTTGCTACCAAGCCACACATAGCACCCTCTGGGCTAATGGCCCCAGGCACCTTGGTTCTGGAGCCCCATGTC
This window encodes:
- the Mrpl34 gene encoding 39S ribosomal protein L34, mitochondrial — encoded protein: MAFLARCFGCQACRSVALLSGRYLQSRVWMGLPDSWSLPSLQQARGRARGNEYQPSNIKRKHKHGWVRRLSTPAGVQVILRRMLKGRKSLSH